A window of Ignavibacteria bacterium contains these coding sequences:
- a CDS encoding glycosyltransferase family 9 protein gives MLTSVPLFRALIENIPDCRITLIASPDNIKAVRQNEMLSNIILFDKKKLFSVRYIKYLATQLRGKKFELGLVPVTVSISFTSGILVRLAKCKYLIGPSSLDGKLFSGRFLFNSAVDFDWRENTDVHISKRILKILEPIKISTKNLRSHILITETDRVYADKFFNGVDKPKIGLHIGAGKIQNRWSVDNFAELMNKLNSKYNPFFFLTVGQMDEELYNQLHKMINFDLIPMRTQTIPQIAAVIEKSDLFISNDTGIMHVAGVTNCPMISLFGPTNPKMWSPIGENKYFIKKENDINSIQVDDVLEFAERILNETY, from the coding sequence ATGCTTACCTCCGTTCCTTTATTCCGTGCATTAATTGAAAATATTCCCGACTGCAGAATTACTTTAATCGCAAGCCCCGATAACATCAAAGCTGTTAGACAGAATGAAATGTTATCTAACATTATTCTGTTCGATAAGAAAAAATTATTTTCAGTAAGATATATTAAATATTTAGCAACACAGCTAAGGGGAAAAAAGTTTGAACTTGGCTTAGTTCCAGTGACAGTTTCCATCTCGTTCACAAGCGGTATTCTTGTGAGATTGGCAAAATGCAAATATCTTATTGGTCCCAGCTCATTAGACGGAAAATTGTTTTCTGGTAGATTCTTGTTCAACTCTGCAGTAGATTTTGATTGGCGTGAAAATACAGATGTTCATATATCAAAAAGAATTTTGAAAATACTCGAACCAATTAAGATTTCGACAAAAAATTTAAGGAGCCACATTTTAATAACTGAAACAGATCGAGTCTATGCGGACAAGTTTTTCAATGGAGTAGATAAACCGAAAATTGGTCTTCACATTGGCGCAGGTAAAATTCAAAACCGATGGAGTGTGGATAATTTTGCTGAGTTGATGAATAAACTTAATTCAAAATATAATCCGTTTTTCTTTTTAACAGTAGGGCAAATGGATGAAGAATTATATAATCAGTTACATAAAATGATTAATTTTGATTTGATACCAATGAGAACTCAAACTATACCCCAAATTGCGGCCGTTATCGAAAAATCCGACTTGTTCATCTCAAACGATACAGGAATAATGCATGTTGCGGGAGTCACAAATTGTCCAATGATCTCTTTATTTGGACCGACAAACCCGAAAATGTGGTCACCTATCGGTGAAAATAAATATTTTATAAAAAAAGAAAATGATATAAATTCAATTCAAGTAGACGATGTACTCGAATTTGCAGAAAGAATTTTGAATGAAACATACTAA
- a CDS encoding Ppx/GppA family phosphatase — translation MKHTNIAAIDLGTNSFHLVVVRLEQGGHFEIIHKQREVVRIAMRSSADMKSLSSAGIKRAMQVLQIFKEIADKHNAEIYAVATSAIREAPNQKQFLNIVKEKLGIDINVVSGFEEARLIYLGVLQGMNIYNKKVLLIDIGGGSTELLIGKKGKIEYAASVKLGAVRLTSKYFNKNEKFTKSKIESCRKHISAELNPILRQVRRLGYTNVIGTAGTIQAIGHILRAEFNNKQNNYVPLHNFSFTQAEYKKVAEQIFKAQTKEKLLEINGIDSGRVDIITAGTIIFDEIVRKLKIKKLTISGYAMREGIIIDAIEKFSTSGEERSKLMQLRNDSVVQLGKSYNFDFPHSAQVKKIVLILFDEIRRFHKFSAEARELLEYAALLHDIGYHISIAKHHKHSYYLIKNSEMLGFNQREIEIIANIARYHRKALPKENHENLIPLDKEDRALVEKLSSLLRLADGLEKTHAALIKDIKIKPLGNEFLMTLRYLTTPPETELWAAEKRKQVLEDVFKIKLKIELEKIRY, via the coding sequence ATGAAACATACTAATATTGCAGCGATCGATCTCGGTACTAATTCATTTCATCTTGTTGTAGTTAGACTTGAACAGGGCGGGCATTTCGAGATCATTCACAAACAAAGAGAAGTTGTTCGAATCGCAATGAGAAGCTCAGCAGATATGAAATCACTCTCATCGGCTGGAATTAAAAGAGCAATGCAAGTGCTCCAAATATTTAAAGAGATCGCCGATAAACATAATGCTGAAATCTATGCGGTGGCTACAAGTGCAATTAGGGAAGCTCCAAATCAAAAGCAATTCCTTAATATTGTTAAAGAAAAGTTGGGAATCGATATAAATGTTGTCTCAGGATTTGAAGAAGCCAGATTGATTTATTTAGGTGTTCTGCAGGGAATGAATATTTACAACAAAAAAGTTTTACTGATTGATATCGGCGGTGGAAGTACGGAACTATTAATCGGGAAAAAAGGGAAAATCGAATACGCAGCAAGTGTAAAACTGGGCGCAGTCAGATTAACGTCAAAATATTTTAATAAAAATGAGAAATTTACTAAATCAAAGATTGAGTCTTGCAGGAAACATATTTCAGCGGAATTAAATCCAATATTGAGGCAGGTTAGACGTCTTGGCTATACGAATGTAATTGGGACTGCAGGAACTATTCAGGCAATTGGTCATATTCTCCGTGCTGAATTCAATAATAAGCAGAATAATTATGTTCCCCTCCATAATTTTTCTTTTACACAAGCTGAGTATAAAAAGGTTGCTGAGCAGATATTTAAAGCACAAACGAAAGAAAAATTATTAGAAATAAATGGAATTGATTCCGGGCGTGTAGATATCATCACCGCAGGCACAATAATATTTGATGAGATTGTTCGTAAGCTGAAGATCAAGAAACTTACGATAAGCGGCTATGCGATGCGTGAAGGAATTATTATAGATGCGATTGAAAAATTTAGTACGAGTGGAGAGGAAAGAAGTAAATTAATGCAGCTTAGGAATGACAGTGTCGTTCAACTGGGAAAGAGTTACAATTTTGATTTTCCGCATTCTGCTCAAGTAAAAAAGATTGTGCTAATATTATTTGATGAGATCCGTAGATTTCACAAGTTTTCTGCTGAAGCAAGAGAACTACTCGAATATGCCGCATTGCTTCATGATATTGGATACCATATCTCGATTGCAAAGCATCACAAACATTCCTACTATTTAATAAAGAATTCCGAAATGCTCGGATTCAACCAGCGTGAAATTGAAATTATAGCAAACATTGCCAGATATCACCGGAAAGCGCTTCCAAAAGAGAATCATGAAAATCTTATACCTTTAGATAAAGAGGATCGAGCACTGGTTGAAAAACTTTCCAGCTTGCTTCGTTTAGCAGACGGTTTGGAAAAAACCCACGCGGCATTAATTAAAGATATTAAAATCAAACCATTGGGGAATGAGTTTTTGATGACTTTGCGATATCTAACTACTCCTCCTGAAACAGAATTGTGGGCTGCTGAAAAAAGAAAACAGGTTTTGGAAGATGTTTTCAAAATTAAATTAAAAATCGAGTTGGAAAAAATTCGGTATTAA